The window ACGCGTACCGACCAGGCGCGCTATCCGCAGTTTTACAGCCAGATATGGCTGAATGTTCTGACATTGCTGATCGTCTTTGTCGCCAACGGCCTGTTCTGGATGGTCCTTCTGCTGTGGAGCGAGATGTTTAAGCTGGTCGGTATTCCCTTTTTTAACACGCTATTCTTTGAGACCGACTGGTTTGGTTATGTAACGTTTGGCCTTATTACCGCGCTGGCGGTGATTCTGGCACGTACGCAGTCGCGCCTGGTGACGGCGGTACAAAAGCTTCTGACGTTGATCGCCACGGGTCTGCTGCCTCTGGTCGCGTTGTTAGCGCTGATGTTTATGCTGACATTACCCTTTACCGGTCTGGAGGCGATTTCGCAACGGGTGTCTGCGGCGGGGCTGATGTCGACGCTGACGTTGCTGCTCCTGCTATTGATGGTCGTTGTGCGCGAGCCGCAAAAACGCGACTTACCCTATCCAGGGGCATTACGTTATCTGATTAACACCTCACTTCTCGTCGCCCCGGTTTATATGTTGATAGCCAGCTGGGCGCTCTGGGTCCGCGTCAATCAGTATGGCTGGACGCCTGAGCGTCTGCATGGTGCGCTGATCATCGCAGTGCTGCTGGTTTGGTCATTCGGCTACATGGCGAGCATTATGCGCCGTGGACGCAATCCACTGGAAATTCAGAGCAAAGTCATCCTCGGTGTTTCGTTACTGTCTCTGGGACTGTTGATTCTGCTGACATCGCCGGTCATTGACGTCTGGCGTATTAGCGTCAACAGCCATATGGCCCGTTATCATAGTGGCCAAATTTCACCGGATCAGGTCAGCCTGTACATGTTGCGTAATAGCGGAAAACCGGGGCGTGCTGCGTTGGAGGCGTTACAAAAGGATGACGCTTTCACTAAGGACAGTAAGCGCAGACGTGATTTAAACGCCATTCTACGCGGGAACCTCGATCCCATGCGGGAACTGACCACAACGCAACTGGCACCGATGGTGATGATTGCGCCGGGTAGCAAAAAACCCGATGACGCATTCTGGCGGTTTGTAAAACAGCAAAGCTACCGCATTAACTCCTGTGTTGAGCAGGATGCATGCGTGCTAGTGAATCAGGATCTTAACGCAGATGGTCAGCCGGAGCAGGTGCTTTATGCTTTTGGCGAGGGAGAAAGTCTGATCTTTGGCATGAAGGAAAAGCAATGGTCTTTGCTCGGCGCAGCCCAGTTACCTGAAGGATTCACGAAAGCGCAGCTTTTGCAGGCGGTGGAAAATCACAGGCTGACTACAGCCCCCAGAATCTGGCGGGATATCACTCTCGATGGGGAACGGTTAGAGATTAACTACTACGCTGAGTAAACGCTGGAATAAGTAGCCCGGCAGAATGGACTGTCTGCCGGGCTATGAACTTAATGTACTTGTGGGTCAGCAGGGGATGCGTTGTTGCGGATCTCAGCAATATCCATCGCGTTAAACAGATAATGGCTCGCGCAGTAATCGCAATTCATATCGATCTCGCCTTCTTCAGCCAGAATGCTGTCCACTTCTTCGTCTGGCAGGGTTCTTAGCGCATCTGCACAACGTTCACGTGAACAGGTGCATTTGAACACCACGTCCTGCGGATCGTACAGGGTCACCTCTTCTTCGTGATACAAACGCCACAGCACATCATTTGCTGGCAGCGTCAGCAGCTCTTCGGCTTTAATGGTTTCCGTCAGCGTGGCGAGGTGGGTAAAATCATCGGCCTGCGCGTCTTGTGCTGGCATCACCTGCAACAGCATACCGCCTGCTGCTGGCTTGCCATCGACGTCGCCAGTGCGGATAAACAGACGCGTTGGCAGCTGTTCTGAACGCAGGAAGTAATCTTCCAGACAGGCGGCCAGCGTGTCACCTTCCAGACCCACCACGCCCTGATAGCGTTCACCTTCTTCCGGTGTAATGGTGATCACCAGATAGCCGTTACCGACCAGCGTTTTCAGATCTGCATCTTCAGGGATATCGCCCTGAATGCGCGCGACACCGCGCATCTGCTGCTTGTTGTTACCGTTAATCACCGCCAGGCTCAGCGGGCCATCGCCCTGGAGCTGTACGGTGATATCACCGGCAAACTTTAGCGTAGCGGTCAGCAGGCTGGTGGCGACCAGCAGCTCGGCCAGCACGGTTTTAACCGGCTGTGGGTAAGTATGGTTTTCGAGGATCTGTTGCAGGGTTTGTGAAACGGTTACCAGCTCGCCGCGCACGGCAAAGTTTTCAAACAGATAACGATGTAATTGGTCATGTTGCGGCATAATCATCTCTCTTGCGGGTGACAGTCATTCACTGTCGCCGTGTTTAAATCGTAACAGGTCGCGGCGCTCTTTTTTGTCCGGTCGCCTGTCCGGGTGCGGCATGGTCAACGCGTTAAGTTTACGCGCCAGCGCTATTTTTTCGCGCTTTTCCACGCTTTGCGCGGTTTCTTCGTACAGCGTAACGGCTTCCGTTGCCGGGCGACGCTGTTCGGTAATGGCCTTAATAATCACCGTCCGCTCGTCATTTCCCTGGCGCAAGGTGAGGGTGGCATTTAGCTCGACAATCTTGCTCGGCTTACTGCGCTGCCCGTTGTAATGCACCTTACCGCCTTCAACCATTTCGCGAGCTATCGCACGCGTTTTATAAAAACGCGCAGCCCACAGCCATTTATCCAGCCTGACGTCAACAGGGGGCTTCTCTTTCATGGCATCTCCTTCACATCAGTGAGGGGATCAGTCGGCGGTAGTCATTCAGTGACGGATGGCGTGCATACTGTTTTTCCGCAATACCTGAATCGGGATTGGTCACGCCGAGGCAGTAACGAATGCCGAATTGAGCAGCGGCGTCGAGAATGGCTTCGCTGTCGTCAATAAACAGCGTTTTCTCAGCACGCATTCCCGTTTCTTCAGCTACAGCGTGCCATAACCGCTGATCCTCTTTGGGATAACCAAATGTATGGGTGGAAAGTAATAAATCAAGGTGTGAGGCCAGACCGGTATGCTCCAGCTTCACCGCCAGGTTATGTGGATGCGCGTTGGTCAGCAAAATACGGCGCTTGCCGCAGGCCTTTAAGGCATCAAGAAAGGGGACAGTATCTTCGCGCAGCACGGCGCGTGGCCCTTGGGCTGTCGTCATGGCACAAATATCCAGACCCAGGCGTTCGCTCCAGTAATCCAGGCAGTACCAGTTTAGCGTATGTTGCACGGCGTGATATTGCTGGCGAATATAGTTCTGGGCTTCCTCGGGAGAGATCCCCTGCTGCGCGCCATACGTTTCCGGCACCAGTTTTTGCCAGAAATAGTTATCGAACGCCAGATCGAGCAGTGTGCCGTCCATATCCAGCAGCACGGTGTCGACGTCCTGCCAGGCGATATCAATATGCATAGGAACTCCCAAAGGAAAACAGATGCGCGACAGGGTAGCATATCCTGTCGCGCGGGCGTGTTATCGAATGAGGCTTTCCGGATCGTCAATCAGCGTGGGATTCAGGCAACTTTCGTAGTATCCCTGAATTTCTGCGATGCGTGAGCGGTGGCGCTGGTAGCGTCTGAACGCCTGAATGCCGTTATAGAGCGCACAACCCAGCATGGAAAACATCAGCAAGGTGGTGCCGAGGTAACGCCACAGGCCTGAACGATCCGGGATACGGTGCAGCCCGATGTGCTGGGTTCCATTGGCATCGGTCGTGACATTGGTGACGATCCCTTCCGCGCGGAATGGTGTCTGCATGAGCATCTGCGCCAGACGCTGGAAGGCGTTCCACTGCTCCTGAGGCGGATAGTCATACAACGATGTGGCAGGCCAGGGCTGATCGACCAGATCGCTGCCTTCGTCACTGATAATCAGGAAGCCGCCAGGCGCAGGGCTGTTCAGTGCCTGAGCGGCGCGGGCGGTCTCACGTGCAATAAACGGCGCAGTGGAGGTATTGACCAGGTTATCCAGCGACTCGGCGCTGACCGGGCGCAGCAACACGTTTACACCATCCAGCTTACCTGCGTTGGCCCGCTTCACCAGCGCGGTCCAGTCTTTACTGTTACCCAGATTGACCAGCGCATTTTTCAGGCGCACACATTCATCTTCGGCGGCGCACAGGTCGGCAGTCTTCAGGACAATCTCACCAAAGTCATCCAGTAATACCATACCGGATTTCTGAATGGCCGATCGTAACGATGCGCTGACACGGGAATCATCATCGGGTTTGGGGTGTAGTTGGCGGCTGACGGCCTGCGTGAGTGCCGTCGCTTTATTCACCAAATCGGACTCGGGCAGCGGCAGCGCTCGTGCATCATTCCAGATAATCTGTGAGCAATCGAAAGGTAGAAAAGGCGTGGTGGGCTGTGCGTTCCAGCTTCCGGATGTGTGAATGTTGCACATTCCCGTACCGCTCAGATGCAGGGTATCGCCGACGCGAACCCCGGCGTTTTCGAGCTGCTTAACGCTGGTGGCCTCGATAGTTTGCGCGCCTTTCATCCAGGACAGCGTGAATTTTATCGGCATATCCAGCGGGATCCAGAACAGCAGCATCAGCAGGACCAGCAATGATCCTCCTGCGATAACAGCGCTGCGTAGCCAGTGCTGCAAGGGGAAGTTTTTCACTTCGTCATGCAAGGATAAAAAACGCCCCTGGCGGACAACATGGCGATCGAGATAAATATCGATATCCGTTTGTTGCCCGAGATCTTGCGCAATGTAGGGCTGCCAGTGAGGCGGATAAATCAGATCGATAATACCCAGTGAGATATTATTAATATGTTCCTGGTCGTTTTCGCCAAACAGCCCCCAACGACGCGGGGTTCCGCGCAGGCAATGGATCTCCCGCAGGGCAGTTTTAGACGGCGGGGCGAACAGTCCCCACAGGCCCGCAGCCAGCAGCAATACGGCACCACCGGCCAGCCACGGTACAAAGCCATCCGGCACGATTAGGCAAAAGAAGAACAACAGGAAAGATGCGGCAATCAGCAACGCCTCGCGGAGTCCTGCCGGGCGGCTCAGCGCATACTCTTCATGTGTTTCCTGGCGAATATTTAGCAGCTCAATTTGCTCGCTTTCTTCACCACGAATAGAGGCCTGCGTCGATGCAGTATGCTGTAGCGCATAGCCACGCGCTTCCTGCATGTACTCTTGCAGCGTATGACCGTTTAACGAGATCACCAGCGGTAGCGTATTTGTGTGGATCAGCTCAACGCTATTTTCGTCATTGATGTATTGTTCCCAGAAGGGAGGCAAATGCACTTCGACGGAATCCAGATAATAACGCCACTTATTGGGATCGTCCGTGGTGATACCGTAGCGCGTAATCGAATGGGTCAGCACGATGACGCTATTACTTTGGGCATTCAGTGTGAGCGATACAGGGGCGGCGCTGGCGCCTGTTGGGCCAGGTATCTGCTGATTTTGACTCAGGTTTTCCAGGTAGTTTTCGACTGCGCTGCGCTCTTCGGGCGTCAGTTTACGCTTATTGGCGTCTGAGAAAACGTTACTCCAGGGCAGTTTTTGCCGCCTGGATTTTGATCTGAGTCGCCACCCTGCAAGTAACGAGCAGGCCAGCAAAGCAGCTAAAAAAATCAGAATGGTGCTCATGCTTTCCCCATCTTACTTAGTCTGTCAGGCGTGGTCAGTCGCACCCTGGAAAATAATCGTGATTCTGTCGTTGGCTATCGGCAAGCGTGGAGTTGAACTTGAGCATCTTTAAAGTACAGCCCAGTAAATGCGAATCATAGCAAAATCACCAAAAACGGCATATCAGCAAATTCCTGGAGTTATTTCAACCTATTGACTTTTAATTTGAAATGGGAATTAACTTTTAGTACGTTACATAAATGTAAATAAACGGCAATTCACATTGCCGAAACCGTGCGGTATATCGCACAATGA of the Citrobacter freundii genome contains:
- the yrfG gene encoding GMP/IMP nucleotidase, coding for MHIDIAWQDVDTVLLDMDGTLLDLAFDNYFWQKLVPETYGAQQGISPEEAQNYIRQQYHAVQHTLNWYCLDYWSERLGLDICAMTTAQGPRAVLREDTVPFLDALKACGKRRILLTNAHPHNLAVKLEHTGLASHLDLLLSTHTFGYPKEDQRLWHAVAEETGMRAEKTLFIDDSEAILDAAAQFGIRYCLGVTNPDSGIAEKQYARHPSLNDYRRLIPSLM
- a CDS encoding DUF4153 domain-containing protein; this translates as MDSVELSRTTRWGMMFIGLLQGVVCYLLMTYLIPHNSSWLFYGMPVTIALTSAILLSVVSFKQRALWCWMAVIFCVVLAMSIWLKGHVAGGNRWNENEIFFVYGWRLFLMAMLALPWIQYQLHTRTDQARYPQFYSQIWLNVLTLLIVFVANGLFWMVLLLWSEMFKLVGIPFFNTLFFETDWFGYVTFGLITALAVILARTQSRLVTAVQKLLTLIATGLLPLVALLALMFMLTLPFTGLEAISQRVSAAGLMSTLTLLLLLLMVVVREPQKRDLPYPGALRYLINTSLLVAPVYMLIASWALWVRVNQYGWTPERLHGALIIAVLLVWSFGYMASIMRRGRNPLEIQSKVILGVSLLSLGLLILLTSPVIDVWRISVNSHMARYHSGQISPDQVSLYMLRNSGKPGRAALEALQKDDAFTKDSKRRRDLNAILRGNLDPMRELTTTQLAPMVMIAPGSKKPDDAFWRFVKQQSYRINSCVEQDACVLVNQDLNADGQPEQVLYAFGEGESLIFGMKEKQWSLLGAAQLPEGFTKAQLLQAVENHRLTTAPRIWRDITLDGERLEINYYAE
- the igaA gene encoding intracellular growth attenuator protein IgaA; protein product: MSTILIFLAALLACSLLAGWRLRSKSRRQKLPWSNVFSDANKRKLTPEERSAVENYLENLSQNQQIPGPTGASAAPVSLTLNAQSNSVIVLTHSITRYGITTDDPNKWRYYLDSVEVHLPPFWEQYINDENSVELIHTNTLPLVISLNGHTLQEYMQEARGYALQHTASTQASIRGEESEQIELLNIRQETHEEYALSRPAGLREALLIAASFLLFFFCLIVPDGFVPWLAGGAVLLLAAGLWGLFAPPSKTALREIHCLRGTPRRWGLFGENDQEHINNISLGIIDLIYPPHWQPYIAQDLGQQTDIDIYLDRHVVRQGRFLSLHDEVKNFPLQHWLRSAVIAGGSLLVLLMLLFWIPLDMPIKFTLSWMKGAQTIEATSVKQLENAGVRVGDTLHLSGTGMCNIHTSGSWNAQPTTPFLPFDCSQIIWNDARALPLPESDLVNKATALTQAVSRQLHPKPDDDSRVSASLRSAIQKSGMVLLDDFGEIVLKTADLCAAEDECVRLKNALVNLGNSKDWTALVKRANAGKLDGVNVLLRPVSAESLDNLVNTSTAPFIARETARAAQALNSPAPGGFLIISDEGSDLVDQPWPATSLYDYPPQEQWNAFQRLAQMLMQTPFRAEGIVTNVTTDANGTQHIGLHRIPDRSGLWRYLGTTLLMFSMLGCALYNGIQAFRRYQRHRSRIAEIQGYYESCLNPTLIDDPESLIR
- the hslR gene encoding ribosome-associated heat shock protein Hsp15, whose amino-acid sequence is MKEKPPVDVRLDKWLWAARFYKTRAIAREMVEGGKVHYNGQRSKPSKIVELNATLTLRQGNDERTVIIKAITEQRRPATEAVTLYEETAQSVEKREKIALARKLNALTMPHPDRRPDKKERRDLLRFKHGDSE
- the hslO gene encoding Hsp33 family molecular chaperone HslO, with protein sequence MPQHDQLHRYLFENFAVRGELVTVSQTLQQILENHTYPQPVKTVLAELLVATSLLTATLKFAGDITVQLQGDGPLSLAVINGNNKQQMRGVARIQGDIPEDADLKTLVGNGYLVITITPEEGERYQGVVGLEGDTLAACLEDYFLRSEQLPTRLFIRTGDVDGKPAAGGMLLQVMPAQDAQADDFTHLATLTETIKAEELLTLPANDVLWRLYHEEEVTLYDPQDVVFKCTCSRERCADALRTLPDEEVDSILAEEGEIDMNCDYCASHYLFNAMDIAEIRNNASPADPQVH